From Cellulomonas dongxiuzhuiae, the proteins below share one genomic window:
- a CDS encoding solute symporter family protein, which yields MTRYDATVLAAATDSGQVGDPVVNIAIFGAFVVVTLVIVFRASRNNKSAADYYAAGRSFTGPQNGTAIAGDYLSAASFLGICGAIAIYGYDGFLYSIGFLVAWLVALLLVAELLRNTGRFTMADVLSFRLKQRPVRLAAAISTLAVVFFYLLAQMAGAGGLVALLLGIDSGAGQALVIAVVGALMILYVLVGGMKGTTWVQIIKAILLIAGAGLMTIWVLAKFGFDLSAVLQGAIDMGGEDGERLIGPGAQYGASSLTQLNFLSLALALVLGTAGLPHVLMRFYTVPSAKEARRSVVWAIWLIGIFYLFTLVLGYGAGALVGPETIMSSPGKANSAAPLLAYELGGVFLLGIISAVAFATILAVVAGLTITAAASFAHDIYASVIKRGEVAPDAEVRVARITVVVIGALAIVGGIFANGQNVAFLVALAFAVAASANLPTIIYSLFWKRFNTSGALWSMYGGLISCVLLIALSPVVSGKVDPVTGASLSMIRDTSVDFAILPLENPGIISIPLGFLLGIVGTLLSKEKPHPEKFAEMEVRSLTGAGAEKATVAH from the coding sequence ATGACCCGGTACGACGCGACCGTGCTCGCCGCAGCCACCGACAGCGGGCAGGTCGGTGACCCGGTCGTCAACATCGCCATCTTCGGCGCGTTCGTGGTGGTGACCCTCGTCATCGTGTTCCGCGCGTCCCGCAACAACAAGAGCGCGGCGGACTACTACGCCGCCGGGCGGTCCTTCACCGGTCCGCAGAACGGCACCGCCATCGCCGGCGACTACCTGTCGGCCGCGTCGTTCCTCGGCATCTGCGGTGCGATCGCGATCTACGGGTACGACGGGTTCCTCTACTCCATCGGGTTCCTCGTCGCGTGGCTCGTGGCGCTCCTGCTGGTCGCGGAGCTCCTGCGCAACACCGGACGCTTCACGATGGCCGACGTCCTGTCGTTCCGGCTCAAGCAACGCCCCGTCCGGCTCGCGGCGGCGATCTCGACGCTCGCCGTCGTGTTCTTCTACCTGCTGGCGCAGATGGCGGGCGCGGGTGGGCTCGTGGCGCTGCTCCTCGGCATCGACAGCGGGGCCGGGCAGGCGCTCGTGATCGCGGTGGTCGGTGCGCTGATGATCCTGTACGTCCTCGTCGGTGGCATGAAGGGCACCACCTGGGTCCAGATCATCAAGGCGATCCTGCTCATCGCCGGCGCCGGCCTCATGACGATCTGGGTGCTGGCCAAGTTCGGGTTCGACCTGTCGGCCGTGCTGCAGGGTGCGATCGACATGGGCGGCGAGGACGGTGAGCGGCTGATCGGACCGGGGGCCCAGTACGGCGCGTCGTCGCTCACACAGCTGAACTTCCTGTCGCTCGCGCTCGCGCTCGTGCTCGGGACGGCTGGCCTTCCGCACGTCCTCATGCGCTTCTACACGGTGCCCTCGGCCAAGGAGGCGCGGCGGTCCGTCGTGTGGGCGATCTGGCTCATCGGCATCTTCTACCTGTTCACGCTGGTGCTCGGCTACGGCGCCGGTGCCCTGGTGGGTCCGGAGACGATCATGTCGTCGCCCGGCAAGGCGAACTCGGCCGCACCGCTGCTCGCGTATGAGCTGGGCGGGGTGTTCCTGCTCGGGATCATCTCGGCGGTCGCGTTCGCGACGATCCTGGCGGTGGTGGCGGGGCTGACCATCACGGCGGCGGCGTCCTTCGCGCACGACATCTACGCGTCGGTGATCAAGCGCGGCGAGGTCGCACCCGACGCCGAGGTGCGGGTCGCGCGCATCACCGTGGTCGTCATCGGCGCGCTGGCCATCGTGGGCGGCATCTTCGCCAACGGGCAGAACGTCGCGTTCCTCGTGGCGCTGGCCTTCGCGGTCGCCGCGTCGGCGAACCTGCCCACCATCATCTACTCGCTGTTCTGGAAGCGGTTCAACACCTCCGGCGCGCTGTGGAGCATGTACGGCGGGCTGATCTCCTGCGTCCTGCTCATCGCGCTGTCCCCGGTCGTGTCCGGCAAGGTCGACCCGGTCACCGGTGCCAGCCTGTCGATGATCCGGGACACGTCGGTGGACTTCGCGATCCTCCCGCTGGAGAACCCGGGGATCATCTCGATCCCGCTCGGCTTCCTGCTCGGGATCGTCGGGACGCTGCTGTCGAAGGAGAAGCCGCACCCGGAGAAGTTCGCCGAGATGGAGGTGCGCTCGCTCACCGGGGCCGGGGCCGAGAAGGCCACCGTCGCCCACTGA
- a CDS encoding DUF485 domain-containing protein yields the protein MHVSESHQETDYQRVQRSPEFQDLRRRFRNFVFPMTALFLAWYFLYVLLANYAHDFMSTRVTGNITVGLLFGLGQFVSTFVITMAYARWANQKQDAVAENLREHIESGALIDGGADESLQGGARRGDGGLA from the coding sequence GTGCATGTGTCCGAGAGTCATCAGGAGACCGACTACCAGCGGGTTCAACGCTCACCGGAGTTCCAGGACCTGCGCCGCAGGTTCCGCAACTTCGTGTTCCCCATGACGGCGCTCTTCCTCGCGTGGTACTTCCTGTACGTCCTGCTCGCGAACTACGCGCACGACTTCATGAGCACGCGCGTGACGGGCAACATCACCGTGGGGCTGCTGTTCGGGCTCGGGCAGTTCGTCTCCACGTTCGTCATCACCATGGCCTACGCGCGGTGGGCGAACCAGAAGCAGGACGCGGTGGCCGAGAACCTCCGTGAGCACATCGAGTCCGGTGCGCTGATCGACGGCGGCGCCGACGAATCGCTCCAGGGCGGCGCGCGCCGCGGTGACGGAGGTCTCGCATGA
- the polA gene encoding DNA polymerase I, which translates to MADRLAPVSADQPATSTSTPPRLLLIDGHSMAYRAFYALPVENFATSTGQPTNAVFGFTSMLANLLRDEEPTHVAVAFDAGRTTFRTERLESYKGNRAATPEPFRGQVDIVKDLLATMHVQVLDKPGFEADDILATLTAQARDQGMEVLICSGDRDTFQLVGPTVTVLYPVRGVSEMSRMTPEAVEAKYGLPPERYPDLAALVGETSDNLPGVPGVGPKTAAKWILQYGGLTGVLENAERITGKAGESLRANLAQVALNRELNHLLADLELPVGPEDLAVRPWDRAALHEMLDGLEFRTLRDRLFAMLPDETRDERVATAASLDLVETGVGALGAWLDARADEVLGLDVRGSGAPARGDAWGVAIADGAGQAVAYDLTAIDPVDDAALAAWLADPARGKSLHAAKEAWHALAGRGLELRGVRFDTELAAYLCQPDRRAYDLPDLAIGYLHRELGSDDGSSQGQGALDLEVDGADEGRRAAVRAAAVRDLVDVLGAEVADRGATTLLTDLELPLEDVLARMERTGIAIDHEYLTSLERDFDGQVQGAAADAYAVIGREVNLGSPKQLQEVLFDQLGMPKTKRIKTGYTTDAAALTDLFARTGHPFLEHLLAHRDAIRLRQTVEGLLRSVADDGRIHTTFQQTIAATGRLSSADPNLQNIPIRTEAGRQIRRAFVVGPGYATLLTADYSQIEMRIMAHLSGDEGLIEAFRSGEDLHSYVGSRVFGVPTDQVTPAMRSKIKAMSYGLAYGLSSYGLSQQLSIEVSEASALMADYFERFGGVREYLTTVVDAARATGYTATILGRRRYLPDLTSDNRQRRETAERMALNAPIQGSAADLIKVAMLGVDRELARRGLRSRMLLQVHDELVLEVAEGEHEEVESLVREQMARAGDGVPGGALDVPLDVSVGAGASWHAAGH; encoded by the coding sequence ATGGCAGATAGGTTGGCACCCGTGAGTGCCGACCAGCCAGCGACCAGCACCTCGACGCCCCCGCGCCTGCTCCTCATCGACGGCCACTCGATGGCCTACCGCGCGTTCTACGCGCTGCCGGTCGAGAACTTCGCGACGTCGACGGGACAGCCCACCAACGCCGTGTTCGGGTTCACCTCGATGCTGGCGAACCTGCTGCGCGACGAGGAGCCGACCCACGTCGCGGTCGCGTTCGACGCCGGGCGCACCACGTTCCGCACCGAGCGGCTCGAGTCGTACAAGGGCAACCGGGCCGCCACGCCCGAGCCGTTCCGCGGGCAGGTCGACATCGTGAAGGACCTGCTCGCCACGATGCACGTCCAGGTGCTCGACAAGCCGGGGTTCGAGGCCGACGACATCCTCGCGACGCTGACGGCGCAGGCCCGGGACCAGGGCATGGAGGTGCTCATCTGCTCCGGCGACCGCGACACGTTCCAGCTCGTCGGGCCCACCGTCACGGTCCTGTACCCGGTGCGCGGGGTCTCGGAGATGTCGCGCATGACGCCGGAGGCCGTCGAGGCCAAGTACGGCCTGCCGCCCGAGCGCTACCCCGACCTCGCGGCGCTCGTCGGCGAGACGAGCGACAACCTGCCCGGGGTACCCGGCGTCGGCCCGAAGACGGCCGCCAAGTGGATCCTGCAGTACGGCGGGCTGACGGGCGTGCTCGAGAACGCCGAGCGGATCACCGGCAAGGCGGGCGAGTCCCTGCGCGCGAACCTGGCGCAGGTCGCGCTCAACCGTGAGCTCAACCACCTGCTCGCCGACCTGGAGCTGCCCGTCGGCCCCGAGGACCTCGCGGTGCGGCCGTGGGACCGGGCCGCACTCCACGAGATGCTGGACGGACTGGAGTTCCGCACGCTGCGGGACCGGCTCTTCGCGATGCTGCCCGACGAGACCCGTGACGAGCGTGTCGCGACCGCGGCCTCGCTCGACCTGGTGGAGACCGGCGTCGGGGCGCTGGGTGCCTGGCTCGACGCCCGCGCGGACGAGGTCCTCGGTCTCGACGTGCGCGGCTCGGGGGCGCCGGCACGGGGCGACGCCTGGGGCGTCGCGATCGCCGACGGCGCAGGCCAGGCCGTCGCCTACGACCTGACGGCGATCGACCCCGTCGACGACGCCGCGCTCGCGGCCTGGCTCGCCGATCCCGCGCGGGGCAAGTCGCTGCACGCGGCGAAGGAGGCGTGGCACGCGCTGGCCGGGCGCGGCCTGGAGCTGCGCGGCGTGCGCTTCGACACCGAGCTCGCGGCGTACCTGTGCCAGCCGGACCGCCGCGCGTACGACCTGCCCGACCTCGCGATCGGCTACCTGCACAGGGAGCTGGGCAGCGACGACGGCTCGTCGCAGGGACAGGGTGCACTCGACCTCGAGGTCGACGGTGCCGACGAGGGGCGACGCGCGGCCGTGCGCGCCGCTGCCGTGCGGGACCTGGTGGACGTGCTCGGCGCCGAGGTCGCGGACCGCGGTGCGACGACGCTCCTCACGGACCTCGAGCTGCCGCTCGAGGACGTCCTGGCGCGCATGGAGCGCACCGGCATCGCGATCGACCACGAGTACCTCACGTCGCTGGAGCGCGACTTCGACGGCCAGGTCCAGGGCGCTGCTGCCGACGCGTACGCGGTGATCGGGCGCGAGGTGAACCTCGGTTCGCCCAAGCAGCTGCAGGAGGTCCTGTTCGACCAGCTCGGCATGCCGAAGACGAAGCGGATCAAGACGGGCTACACGACCGACGCCGCCGCGCTGACGGACCTGTTCGCGCGGACCGGGCACCCGTTCCTCGAGCACCTGCTCGCCCACCGCGACGCGATCCGCCTGCGGCAGACCGTCGAGGGTCTCCTGCGCTCGGTCGCCGACGACGGCCGCATCCACACGACGTTCCAGCAGACGATCGCCGCGACCGGGCGGCTGTCGTCCGCGGACCCCAACCTGCAGAACATCCCCATCCGCACGGAGGCCGGGCGTCAGATCCGTCGCGCGTTCGTCGTCGGTCCCGGGTACGCCACGCTGCTCACCGCGGACTACTCGCAGATCGAGATGCGGATCATGGCCCACCTGTCGGGGGACGAGGGGCTCATCGAGGCGTTCCGGTCGGGGGAGGACCTGCACAGCTACGTGGGCTCCCGTGTCTTCGGCGTGCCGACCGACCAGGTCACCCCCGCGATGCGATCGAAGATCAAGGCGATGAGCTACGGGCTGGCGTACGGGCTGTCGTCGTACGGCCTGTCGCAGCAGCTCTCGATCGAGGTCTCGGAGGCCTCCGCGCTCATGGCCGACTACTTCGAGCGGTTCGGCGGCGTGCGCGAGTACCTGACCACCGTCGTGGACGCGGCCCGTGCCACGGGGTACACCGCCACGATCCTCGGACGTCGTCGCTACCTGCCGGACCTCACGAGCGACAACCGGCAGCGGCGCGAGACCGCGGAGCGGATGGCGCTCAACGCGCCGATCCAGGGCAGCGCGGCGGACCTGATCAAGGTCGCGATGCTCGGCGTCGACCGGGAGCTCGCACGTCGCGGGCTGCGCTCGCGGATGCTCCTGCAGGTCCACGACGAGCTTGTGCTCGAGGTGGCCGAGGGTGAGCACGAGGAGGTCGAGTCGCTCGTCCGCGAGCAGATGGCCCGCGCCGGCGACGGCGTCCCGGGCGGTGCGCTGGACGTCCCGCTCGACGTCTCGGTGGGCGCGGGAGCGAGCTGGCACGCCGCAGGCCACTGA
- a CDS encoding hotdog fold thioesterase — protein MSDIPFAVPPTDDTLLHRMGIELTHVDADGATGTMPVAGNTQPYGLLHGGASAVLAETLGSLAAVAHAGPGRAAVGIELNATHHRSARTGVVTGTARALHLGRSLATYEVVVEDDEGRRLCTARLTCMLIDAVA, from the coding sequence ATGTCCGACATCCCCTTCGCCGTCCCGCCGACCGACGACACGCTCCTGCACCGCATGGGCATCGAGCTCACCCACGTCGACGCCGACGGCGCGACGGGCACGATGCCGGTGGCCGGCAACACCCAGCCGTACGGCCTGCTGCACGGTGGTGCGTCGGCCGTGCTGGCCGAGACCCTGGGGTCCCTGGCGGCCGTCGCCCACGCGGGACCGGGGCGTGCGGCCGTCGGCATCGAGCTCAACGCGACGCACCACCGGTCGGCCCGCACCGGCGTCGTCACCGGGACGGCGCGCGCCCTGCACCTCGGGCGTTCGCTGGCGACCTACGAGGTGGTCGTCGAGGACGACGAGGGGCGACGGTTGTGCACCGCCCGCCTGACCTGCATGCTCATCGACGCGGTCGCCTGA
- a CDS encoding GNAT family N-acetyltransferase produces the protein MSSVDLEDLVDLCLQARAESGVGRQLCSDDRDRLREHLSVLAAAPDGLTLVATCDGEPAGLVLGRLLGPGLMSDTVVLSLDAVYVRPQQRRRGLGHAMLQAVAELAETTGVTDVYAAPLPGSRGMQRFLARLGFAPAAAHRVVSTGALLRRLALDVPAPARRGGTRGLEDLIERRRRARARALDEEMLARQATASMSMQVRRAVHNRRPSSSSTTTS, from the coding sequence GTGTCGTCGGTCGATCTCGAGGATCTCGTCGACCTCTGCCTGCAGGCGCGTGCCGAGTCGGGCGTGGGGCGCCAGCTGTGCTCCGACGACCGTGACCGGCTGCGCGAGCACCTGTCCGTGCTCGCCGCGGCACCCGACGGGCTGACGCTCGTCGCCACGTGCGACGGTGAGCCCGCGGGGCTCGTGCTGGGTCGGCTCCTCGGGCCCGGCCTGATGTCGGACACCGTGGTCCTCAGCCTCGACGCGGTCTACGTGCGGCCCCAGCAGCGACGGCGCGGTCTGGGTCACGCGATGCTGCAGGCCGTCGCCGAGCTCGCGGAGACGACCGGCGTCACCGACGTGTACGCCGCCCCGCTGCCGGGGTCGCGCGGCATGCAGCGGTTCCTCGCACGCCTGGGCTTCGCACCCGCGGCCGCGCACCGCGTCGTGAGCACCGGCGCGCTGCTGCGCCGGCTCGCGCTCGACGTGCCCGCACCCGCGCGACGCGGCGGCACGCGCGGGCTCGAGGACCTCATCGAGCGTCGCCGTCGGGCACGCGCCCGCGCGCTGGACGAGGAGATGCTCGCGCGTCAGGCGACCGCGTCGATGAGCATGCAGGTCAGGCGGGCGGTGCACAACCGTCGCCCCTCGTCGTCCTCGACGACCACCTCGTAG
- a CDS encoding branched-chain amino acid ABC transporter permease, whose translation MRRGGAGLLLVLLTALSTLLVGGSARAATTPCSPDDATACLNVTVTVPGTGPAAGVALNVEGADGAVDVVTDAAGKISVPLTTAGDYTVTVDETTLPAGTVLKDPAANPVVVAVVLGRSAGRIVQAVPPDQAGAAAEETEEASPTTGADAGSGADTEAGAEAEASAEASAGPGTNRYAQLVLAGTVFGVLLALAALGANLIYGTTGLSNFAHGELVTLGGMTAFMAVQWWDLPLWLAIVVSTAAGGLMGWLLNRVVFGPLRRRGVGITQQMIVTIGLSLAMLSGFLFVFGARPAPIVSGISQRMQIGPVQISGQSLVSVGIALVVLAVVAFVLARTRLGRATRAVSDNPALAAATGIKVESVISRVWIVSAALASLGGVLLALYLNTTRFNFGSTLLLLMFAAITLGGLGSPLGAVLGALVIGLVVELSTLVLPSDMRYASALVILILVLLLRPQGILGRAERIG comes from the coding sequence GTGCGACGAGGAGGAGCCGGCCTGCTGCTGGTCCTCCTCACCGCCCTGTCGACGCTCCTCGTCGGCGGGTCCGCGCGCGCGGCGACCACCCCCTGCAGCCCGGACGACGCCACCGCGTGCCTCAACGTGACGGTCACCGTCCCCGGCACCGGACCTGCTGCGGGCGTCGCCCTGAACGTCGAGGGCGCGGACGGAGCGGTCGACGTCGTGACCGACGCCGCCGGCAAGATCTCGGTGCCGCTGACCACGGCGGGCGACTACACCGTCACGGTGGACGAGACCACGCTCCCTGCGGGCACGGTCCTCAAGGACCCGGCCGCCAACCCCGTCGTCGTCGCCGTCGTGCTGGGCCGCTCCGCGGGGCGGATCGTGCAGGCCGTCCCCCCGGACCAGGCCGGCGCCGCTGCCGAGGAGACCGAGGAGGCGAGCCCGACCACGGGAGCCGACGCGGGCAGCGGTGCCGACACCGAGGCGGGAGCCGAGGCCGAGGCGAGCGCCGAGGCCTCGGCCGGCCCCGGCACCAACAGGTACGCCCAGCTCGTGCTCGCGGGCACGGTGTTCGGCGTGCTGCTCGCGCTCGCGGCGCTGGGCGCGAACCTCATCTACGGCACGACCGGCCTGTCGAACTTCGCGCACGGCGAGCTCGTCACGCTCGGCGGGATGACCGCGTTCATGGCGGTGCAGTGGTGGGACCTGCCGCTGTGGCTGGCGATCGTCGTCTCGACCGCCGCCGGCGGACTGATGGGGTGGCTGCTGAACCGGGTGGTCTTCGGGCCGCTGCGACGGCGCGGCGTGGGCATCACGCAGCAGATGATCGTGACGATCGGCCTCTCGCTCGCGATGCTGTCGGGCTTCCTGTTCGTCTTCGGCGCCCGGCCCGCGCCCATCGTGTCGGGCATCTCCCAGCGCATGCAGATCGGACCCGTCCAGATCTCCGGGCAGTCGCTCGTGTCGGTCGGCATCGCGCTCGTCGTCCTGGCGGTGGTCGCGTTCGTGCTCGCCCGGACCCGGCTCGGCCGCGCCACGCGCGCCGTGTCCGACAACCCGGCGCTCGCCGCCGCGACGGGCATCAAGGTCGAGTCCGTCATCAGCCGCGTGTGGATCGTGTCCGCCGCGCTCGCCTCGCTCGGCGGCGTGCTGCTGGCGCTGTACCTCAACACGACGCGGTTCAACTTCGGGTCCACCCTGCTGCTGCTGATGTTCGCGGCGATCACCCTCGGAGGGCTGGGGTCACCGCTCGGCGCCGTGCTCGGCGCGCTCGTCATCGGCCTCGTCGTCGAGCTCTCGACGCTCGTCCTGCCGAGCGACATGCGCTACGCGAGCGCGCTCGTGATCCTCATCCTCGTCCTGCTGCTCCGGCCGCAGGGCATCCTCGGGCGCGCCGAGCGCATCGGTTAG
- a CDS encoding branched-chain amino acid ABC transporter permease, whose amino-acid sequence MDYGQLFTNVLNEMLGPTAIAYALAAIGLNIHFGLTGLINMGQAGFMLLGAYGFAVATVQGAPLWLAFLVAITAAVIFALLLGLPTLKLRGDYLAIVTIAAAEIVRMVGRSTALTDVTGGSEGITGNAFKGTFQDASPFPDDRWALGPITLSTNTSNSWWLRVVGWTVVLLACLLVWRLVRSPWGRVLKGIREDEDAVRALGKNVYGYKLQALVLGGVFGALGGIVFVLASSVQADSLGRPVTFNTWTILLLGGAATVFGPVLGALLFWGALVFVRGFLRGVVPPDVLSVQQIEQIGWILVGLTLMMLIIFRPQGILGDKKELAINAH is encoded by the coding sequence ATGGACTACGGACAGCTCTTCACGAACGTCCTCAACGAGATGCTGGGGCCGACCGCGATCGCGTACGCGCTCGCGGCGATCGGGCTCAACATCCACTTCGGGCTCACCGGCCTGATCAACATGGGCCAGGCCGGGTTCATGCTGCTGGGCGCCTACGGCTTCGCCGTCGCCACCGTCCAGGGCGCGCCGCTGTGGCTCGCGTTCCTGGTGGCGATCACCGCGGCCGTGATCTTCGCGCTGCTGCTCGGCCTGCCCACCCTCAAGCTCCGCGGCGACTACCTCGCCATCGTGACGATCGCGGCCGCCGAGATCGTCCGCATGGTCGGACGCTCGACGGCCCTCACCGACGTGACCGGCGGCTCCGAGGGGATCACGGGCAACGCGTTCAAGGGCACCTTCCAGGACGCGTCGCCGTTCCCCGACGACCGGTGGGCCCTCGGGCCGATCACGCTGTCGACCAACACCTCCAACTCGTGGTGGCTGCGGGTGGTCGGCTGGACCGTCGTGCTGCTCGCGTGCCTGCTCGTCTGGCGGCTGGTCCGCAGCCCGTGGGGCCGGGTCCTCAAGGGCATCCGCGAGGACGAGGACGCGGTCCGCGCGCTCGGCAAGAACGTCTACGGCTACAAGCTGCAAGCCCTCGTCCTCGGCGGTGTCTTCGGCGCCCTGGGCGGCATCGTGTTCGTCCTCGCCAGCTCCGTGCAGGCGGACTCGCTCGGCCGTCCCGTCACGTTCAACACCTGGACCATCCTGCTGCTCGGCGGCGCGGCCACCGTCTTCGGGCCCGTGCTCGGGGCTCTGCTGTTCTGGGGTGCGCTCGTCTTCGTGCGCGGCTTTCTGCGCGGGGTCGTGCCGCCCGACGTCCTGTCGGTGCAGCAGATCGAGCAGATCGGCTGGATCCTGGTCGGACTGACGCTGATGATGCTCATCATCTTCCGACCCCAGGGCATCCTGGGTGACAAGAAGGAGCTCGCGATCAATGCCCACTGA
- a CDS encoding ABC transporter ATP-binding protein, translating into MPTEDVVEQARGRLAQIPRVPGAAKPDALLVADGVRRSFGGVNAVDVEHVEVQRHVITALIGPNGAGKTTFFNLMTGFDKPDTGSWVFDGTPLAGVAASRVATSGMVRTFQLTKALARMTVLDNMRLGARDQPGEGLFTALVKPLWARREREITDKALTLLERFRLDAKKDDFAGSLSGGQRKLLEMARALMSDPTLVMLDEPMAGVNPALTQSLLGHITDLRDSGTTVLFVEHDMHMVRHISDWVVVMAQGKVVAEGPPSEVMADQAVIDAYLGAHHDTDLGDDDLLDEGSIIDAEAEAEAEAELAPATKAEEKAP; encoded by the coding sequence ATGCCCACTGAGGACGTCGTCGAGCAGGCCAGGGGACGCCTGGCACAGATCCCCCGCGTTCCCGGCGCAGCCAAGCCGGACGCGCTCCTCGTGGCCGACGGCGTGCGGCGCAGCTTCGGTGGCGTGAACGCCGTGGACGTCGAGCACGTCGAGGTGCAGCGGCACGTCATCACCGCGCTGATCGGCCCCAACGGCGCCGGCAAGACCACGTTCTTCAACCTCATGACGGGCTTCGACAAGCCCGACACGGGCAGCTGGGTCTTCGACGGCACACCGCTCGCGGGTGTCGCGGCGTCCCGCGTCGCCACGTCGGGCATGGTGCGCACGTTCCAGCTCACCAAGGCGCTCGCGCGCATGACCGTGCTGGACAACATGCGGCTCGGCGCCCGTGACCAGCCCGGCGAGGGGCTCTTCACCGCCCTGGTGAAGCCGCTGTGGGCCCGGCGCGAGCGGGAGATCACCGACAAGGCGCTGACGCTGCTCGAGCGCTTCCGTCTCGACGCCAAGAAGGACGACTTCGCCGGGTCCCTGTCGGGCGGTCAGCGCAAGCTGCTCGAGATGGCGCGTGCGCTCATGTCGGACCCGACGCTCGTCATGCTCGACGAGCCGATGGCCGGGGTGAACCCCGCGCTCACCCAGTCCCTCCTCGGTCACATCACCGACCTGCGGGACTCCGGCACGACCGTGCTCTTCGTCGAGCACGACATGCACATGGTCCGGCACATCTCGGACTGGGTCGTCGTCATGGCCCAGGGCAAGGTCGTCGCCGAGGGGCCGCCGTCGGAGGTCATGGCCGACCAGGCCGTCATCGACGCGTACCTCGGCGCCCACCACGACACCGACCTCGGTGACGACGACCTGCTGGACGAGGGCAGCATCATCGACGCCGAGGCGGAGGCCGAGGCCGAGGCCGAGCTGGCGCCGGCGACCAAGGCTGAGGAGAAGGCCCCGTGA
- a CDS encoding ABC transporter ATP-binding protein, translating to MTETTAPALHRGAPQGEPLLHADSLVAGYVPGVNILNECSLVLHPGELVGIIGPNGAGKSTLLKALFGLVAIREGSLTMQGESITNLRADVLVQRGVGFVPQTNNVFPSLTIEENLQMGVYQTPHKFADRLEVVLALFPELTHRRKQRAGALSGGERQMVAMARALMPEPSVLLLDEPSAGLSPVRQDEAFLRTRRINKAGVSVIIVEQNARRALQICDRAYVLDQGRNAYSGPGRELMHDPKVIELYLGTLATDVDAARAAEKDAGPGAA from the coding sequence GTGACCGAGACGACCGCACCCGCGCTGCACCGCGGCGCACCGCAGGGCGAGCCGCTGCTGCACGCCGACTCCCTCGTCGCGGGCTACGTGCCCGGCGTCAACATCCTCAACGAGTGCTCGCTCGTCCTGCACCCCGGCGAGCTCGTCGGGATCATCGGGCCGAACGGTGCGGGCAAGTCGACGCTGCTCAAGGCGCTCTTCGGGCTCGTCGCGATCCGCGAGGGATCCCTGACGATGCAGGGCGAGTCGATCACGAACCTGCGGGCGGACGTGCTCGTGCAGCGCGGCGTCGGCTTCGTCCCGCAGACGAACAACGTCTTCCCGAGCCTGACGATCGAGGAGAACCTGCAGATGGGCGTCTACCAGACGCCCCACAAGTTCGCCGACCGGCTCGAGGTCGTCCTCGCGCTCTTCCCCGAGCTGACGCACCGCCGCAAGCAGCGGGCGGGCGCCCTGTCGGGTGGTGAGCGTCAGATGGTGGCCATGGCACGGGCCCTGATGCCCGAGCCGTCCGTGCTGCTGCTCGACGAGCCGTCGGCGGGCCTGTCCCCCGTGCGCCAGGACGAGGCCTTCCTGCGCACGCGCCGCATCAACAAGGCCGGGGTCTCGGTCATCATCGTGGAGCAGAACGCGCGACGAGCGCTGCAGATCTGCGACCGCGCCTACGTCCTGGACCAGGGGCGCAACGCCTACTCGGGGCCGGGCCGCGAGCTCATGCACGACCCGAAGGTCATCGAGCTGTACCTCGGCACGCTCGCGACCGACGTGGACGCCGCCCGCGCGGCGGAGAAGGACGCGGGCCCCGGCGCGGCCTGA